One segment of Primulina tabacum isolate GXHZ01 chromosome 6, ASM2559414v2, whole genome shotgun sequence DNA contains the following:
- the LOC142548416 gene encoding calmodulin-7 yields MADQLTDDQISEFKEAFSLFDKDGDGCITTKELGTVMRSLGQNPTEAELQDMINEVDADGNGTIDFPEFLNLMARKMKDTDSEEELKEAFRVFDKDQNGFISAAELRHVMTNLGEKLTDEEVDEMIREADVDGDGQINYEEFVKVMMAK; encoded by the exons ATGGCGGATCAGTTGACAGATGACCAGATCTCTGAGTTCAAGGAGGCCTTCAGCCTTTTCGACAAGGATGGCGATG GTTGCATAACAACCAAGGAGCTTGGCACGGTGATGAGATCTCTGGGGCAGAATCCAACGGAGGCCGAGCTCCAAGACATGATTAACGAGGTTGATGCCGATGGTAATGGAACCATCGACTTTCCCGAGTTCTTGAATCTCATGGCCCGGAAAATGAAGGACACTGACTCTGAGGAGGAACTAAAAGAGGCGTTTCGTGTCTTTGACAAAGATCAAAATGGTTTTATCTCTGCTGCTGAACTGCGCCATGTGATGACAAATCTTGGTGAGAAGCTAACGGATGAAGAGGTTGATGAGATGATTCGAGAGGCGGATGTTGATGGAGATGGGCAAATTAACTATGAAGAGTTTGTCAAGGTGATGATGGCCAAGTAA
- the LOC142548424 gene encoding leucine-rich repeat protein 1-like, which yields MMGMTGLSVFVALALTIASASLFLHQVQGNTEGDALYALRRGLSDPDNVLQSWDPNLVCPCTWFHVTCNQDNQVTRLDLGNSNLTGHLVPELGKLEHLQYLELYKNNIQGTIPAELGNLKGLISLDLYNNNISGTIPPSLGKLKSLVFLRLNDNQLNGPIPRALASISSLKVVDVSNNNLCGTIPTSGPFEHIPLDNFENNPRLEGPELQGLASYDTNCV from the exons ATGATGGGTATGACAGGTTTATCGGTTTTTGTCGCTCTTGCTCTAACTATTGCTTCAGCTTCACTGTTCCTGCACCAGGTGCAGGGGAATACTGAAGGGGACGCACTTTACGCACTTCGGCGGGGTTTATCCGACCCGGATAACGTGCTACAGAGCTGGGATCCGAACCTCGTGTGCCCTTGTACTTGGTTCCATGTCACCTGCAATCAAGACAACCAAGTCACCCGCCT CGACCTTGGCAACTCAAATTTGACTGGTCATCTAGTGCCTGAGCTCGGGAAACTTGAGCATCTCCAGTATCT AGAactttacaaaaataatattcaaGGTACGATTCCAGCAGAGCTTGGTAATCTGAAGGGCTTAATAAGTTTGGATCTGTACAATAACAATATTTCAGGAACAATCCCTCCATCATTGGGAAAATTGAAATCTCTCGTCTTCTT GCGTCTGAATGACAATCAGCTAAATGGACCAATCCCAAGAGCACTTGCTAGTATATCTAGCTTGAAAGTTGT GGATGTATCTAACAATAACTTGTGTGGCACAATTCCTACCTCTGGCCCATTTGAGCACATTCCCTTGGACAA CTTTGAGAACAACCCTCGTCTCGAAGGTCCGGAGCTGCAAGGACTTGCAAGTTATGATACCAATTGCGTGTAA
- the LOC142548419 gene encoding uncharacterized protein LOC142548419 — MTKTTLSPSHIHLLPTLIFLLFALSLDGNAQDSDPNQEHNILLLLKQNWSNPPSLSHWKPSSDHCTWSEITCTNGSVTKLEIKNRTIAGTIPAFICDLSNLTYLNLQVNSFSGYFPDILYGCSNLEHLDLSNNSFFGAIPDDINRLSPRLQYIDLGSNMFSGDIPSAIGRLSSLKTLYLYDNLFNGSFPQDIGNLSNLEELNLNSNGFLPQRIPSSFTQLKKLKNFWMTGTNMIGEIPQSIGNMSALEFLDLSDNGLNGSIPDGLLLLDNLTNLFLYKNGLSGSIPRRIECLNMQVLDLSANNLTGTIPDDFGKLTNLTGLALFFNQLSGEIPTSIGRLPGLVDFGLFSNKMSGELPPDFGRYSKLRTFQVSENQFVGKLPEYLCANKVLIGVVAFKNNLSGGVPKSLGDCNSLTVVFLHENSLSGEIPDGIWTSSNLFQLKLNDNHFTGKLPSTIGPQLSLLDVENNQFSGPIPADISSWENLREFKASNNLLSGVIPQELTGLPLLAILSLDGNGLSGYLPSNIISWKSMTLLNLSGNQLSGEIPKSIGFLPQLLDLDLSRNKFSGEIPPEIGRLKLTSLNLSSNQLFGEIPDEFEIAAFDSSFLNNAGLCANNPSLGLSRCNSQAKKSKTISSHFVAAVSSVAALTLLVAILYAFFVIRSYRKRKHISNPTWKLTSFQRLSFTERSILSSLTDNNLIGSGGSGEVYRVPIRQSREYVAVKKIWDTMKLNQKLEKEFLAEVEILGSIRHSNIVKLLCCISSEESKLLVYEYMENCSLDRWLHGKKRQYSFSGSVHHVVLDWPKRLQIAVGAAQGLFYMHHACSPPIIHRDVKSSNVLLDSEFNAKIADFGLARTLIKNSEPNTMSAVAGSIGYIAPEYAQTARVNEKIDVFSFGVVLLELVTGREAHNGDETTSLVEWTRRHIQEGKNLADALDEDIKEAQYMDEIDCVLKLGIICTGSVPSNRPNMRDVLQILLQCSQKSPPGEKKNINEYDIAPLLQNRNPERSLEHNDSLFASIV; from the exons ATGACCAAAACAACCCTGTCACCCTCCCATATCCACCTCCTCCCTACTCTCATCTTCCTCCTATTTGCTCTATCCCTGGATGGAAACGCGCAAGATTCTGATCCCAATCAAGAACACAACATCTTGCTTCTACTGAAACAAAACTGGTCCAATCCCCCTTCCCTTAGTCACTGGAAACCCTCCTCAGACCACTGCACCTGGTCTGAAATCACTTGCACCAATGGTTCAGTCACGAAACTCGAGATCAAGAACCGGACTATTGCCGGAACAATCCCTGCGTTCATATGCGACCTAAGTAACCTCACTTATCTTAATCTTCAAGTCAACTCTTTCTCGGGTTATTTCCCTGATATTCTTTACGGTTGTTCAAATCTTGAGCATCTAGACCTCTCTAATAACTCATTCTTTGGAGCGATACCTGATGATATTAACCGGCTGTCGCCTCGGCTCCAGTACATAGACTTGGGAAGCAACATGTTCAGCGGTGATATCCCTTCAGCCATTGGGAGATTGTCAAGTCTCAAAACTCTTTATCTATACGATAACTTGTTTAATGGTTCTTTCCCCCAGGATATTGGCAACCTATCGAATCTTGAAGAGCTAAACTTGAATTCTAATGGGTTTTTACCGCAAAGAATCCCGTCAAGTTTCACTCAGCTAAAGAAACTGAAAAATTTCTGGATGACCGGAACAAATATGATCGGAGAAATCCCTCAAAGTATTGGAAACATGTCAGCTCTGGAGTTTCTTGACTTGTCTGATAATGGCTTGAATGGTAGCATACCAGATGGTCTCTTGCTTCTCGACAACTTAACAAACTTGTTTCTTTACAAAAATGGATTGTCTGGTTCCATTCCACGGAGGATTGAATGTTTGAACATGCAGGTTCTTGATCTTTCAGCAAACAACTTGACAGGGACGATACCGGATGATTTTGGAAAGTTAACTAACCTTACTGGTTTGGCTTTGTTTTTCAATCAATTATCTGGTGAAATACCCACAAGTATTGGTAGATTACCTGGGCTTGTAGATTTCGGGCTCTTTAGCAATAAAATGTCAGGCGAATTGCCGCCAGATTTTGGCCGTTACTCGAAGCTTAGAACTTTTCAAGTATCTGAAAACCAATTTGTTGGTAAATTGCCGGAATATTTGTGTGCTAATAAAGTACTTATAGGGGTTGTTGCCTTTAAGAATAACTTGTCTGGTGGAGTACCGAAGTCTCTAGGTGACTGCAACAGTTTGACAGTTGTTTTCTTACACGAGAACAGTCTTTCTGGTGAAATCCCAGATGGGATATGGACATCATCAAATTTGTTTCAGTTGAAACTAAATGACAACCATTTCACTGGTAAGCTCCCGAGTACAATCGGCCCTCAACTATCGTTGCTTGATGTGGAGAACAATCAGTTTTCCGGTCCAATTCCAGCCGATATATCTTCTTGGGAGAATTTGAGGGAGTTTAAAGCCAGCAACAACTTATTGAGTGGTGTGATTCCTCAAGAATTGACTGGTCTTCCGTTGCTCGCGATTCTTTCTTTAGATGGAAATGGGCTTTCTGGTTATCTCCCATCAAATATAATCTCATGGAAGTCTATGACACTCTTGAATCTCAGCGGAAACCAGCTCTCTGGTGAAATCCCCAAATCAATTGGTTTCTTGCCACAATTATTGGACCTGGACCTGTCAAGAAACAAATTTTCGGGGGAAATTCCACCTGAAATTGGACGTTTGAAGCTAACTTCACTCAACCTCTCCTCCAATCAGCTCTTTGGGGAAATTCCAGATGAGTTTGAAATAGCAGCTTTTGACAGCAGTTTCTTGAACAATGCCGGACTTTGCGCAAATAATCCTTCACTAGGCCTCAGCCGATGTAATAGTCAGGCCAAAAAGTCGAAAACAATTTCATCTCATTTTGTTGCTGCAGTCTCAAGTGTAGCAGCACTTACACTCCTCGTGGCTATCTTGTACGCTTTCTTCGTGATCAGAAGTTACCGGAAAAGAAAGCATATATCGAACCCGACTTGGAAACTCACTTCATTCCAGAGGTTAAGCTTCAcagaaagaagcatattatcAAGTTTGACTGACAACAATTTAATTGGAAGTGGAGGGTCCGGGGAAGTCTACCGTGTTCCCATTCGTCAATCACGTGAGTATGTTGCGGTTAAGAAGATATGGGATACAATGAAGTTGAATCAGAAACTCGAAAAAGAATTTTTAGCAGAAGTTGAGATACTTGGTTCGATTAGACACTCCAACATAGTGAAACTACTCTGCTGCATCTCGAGTGAGGAATCAAAACTTCTCGTTTATGAGTACATGGAAAATTGTAGCCTGGATAGATGGCTTCATGGAAAAAAGAGACAATATTCTTTCTCAGGTTCAGTTCATCATGTGGTATTGGACTGGCCTAAGAGGCTACAGATTGCCGTTGGAGCTGCTCAAGGTTTATTCTACATGCATCACGCGTGTTCACCGCCTATCATCCATCGAGATGTAAAATCAAGTAACGTCTTACTAGACTCAGAATTCAATGCAAAGATTGCAGATTTTGGTCTAGCAAGAACGTTGATCAAGAACTCTGAGCCGAACACCATGTCAGCTGTAGCTGGCTCCATTGGATATATCGCTCCAG AGTACGCTCAAACTGCAAGAGTGAATGAAAAGATAGACGTATTCAGCTTTGGAGTCGTCCTACTTGAACTGGTAACAGGGAGGGAAGCTCATAATGGAGATGAGACCACGTCTCTAGTTGAATGGACTAGGCGTCACATTCAAGAAGGTAAAAATTTAGCCGATGCATTGGATGAGGACATAAAGGAGGCTCAGTACATGGATGAAATCGATTGTGTGCTTAAACTCGGGATCATCTGTACTGGTAGTGTTCCCTCGAACAGGCCAAACATGAGGGATGTTTTGCAAATCTTGCTCCAGTGCAGCCAAAAGAGTCCACCCGGAGAGAAGAAAAACATAAATGAATATGATATTGCTCCACTTCTCCAGAACAGAAATCCAGAGAGGTCACTCGAGCATAATGACTCTTTGTTTGCATCAATAGTTTGA
- the LOC142548425 gene encoding uncharacterized protein LOC142548425, with amino-acid sequence MMQLVSRKWRKIRSHDEDFYSKDLSLPTRDDSRPIDSQEQEDLVRSFEKSQAYQSFIWRGVFGGMILCYVSFLMFSIYQQTYSPWELRFHAYFMYEVDSWSIVAADLAAVIVCLMLITGLMHNSKHHHLWLWYSILPGTLLAIFWLHHMLRLTKFRWDAMWLPLGPLSGTAVCLYVDHLLKQSFEELRKLRGYMYAYKAY; translated from the exons ATGATGCAGTTGGTCTCGAGGAAATGGAGGAAAATTCGTTCACATGACGAGGATTTCTACAGCAAGGATTTATCCCTCCCCACACGCGACGATTCTCGCCCCATCGACTCCCAAG AGCAAGAAGATTTGGTTCGATCCTTTGAGAAGAGTCAAGCTTATCAATCTTTTATATGGAGG GGTGTGTTCGGCGGTATGATATTATGTTATGTGTCTTTCCTCATGTTCTCAATCTATCAACAGACTTATTCTCCGTGGGAACTG CGTTTTCATGCTTACTTTATGTACGAGGTTGATTCTTGGAGCATAGTGGCTGCAG ATTTAGCAGCTGTTATAGTGTGCCTGATGCTCATCACTGGCTTAATGCACAATTCAAAACACCATCATCTGTGGTTGTGGTACTCTATATTACCTGGGACATTGTTGGCGATCTTTTGGTTGCACCACATGCTGAG GTTGACAAAGTTTCGGTGGGATGCAATGTGGCTTCCTCTAGGGCCACTCAG TGGAACTGCAGTCTGCCTTTATGTAGATCATTTACTCAAGCAGTCATTCGAAGAACTTAGGAAACTTCGTGGATATATGTATGCTTACAAGGCTTATTGA